ATTACCACCACAAGCTTTTTCATTAGCATTGCTGCTGCTAATTTGAATTGGGATTTCTGGAATTTGATGGGGTGAAGTTACTACGTTAGTTGATGAAGGTGAAGTGTTTATAAGACCAATTTGTTGGGGGCTTGTGTTAGATTCTTGGGCATTGACTTCGAGAATGTGATGAAATTGGGAGAGTTGGTTCTTTATTTCAGTTGCCTTGTTTTCTTTGCAAGAAACAGCAGGAAAGAAGAGGCTTCTTGGAGCCTGAAGAACCCCTGGGGCATAGTATGTAGTGTTAGGAGAATCTGTTCGGTTTGGGGGCTGTGGAGAGGAAGTATTGGCAGTTGGTGAagtggtgatggtggtggtaCTGGCGACAGTGGTGGTAGCATTGGAGGAGGTGATGCCTAGTCTGCGCCGCCGAAGTAAGAGAGTACAATAGAGCTCAGCTAGCAGCACCAGAACAAGAGTCAGCACTATGGCAAGGGTTACAACCATCACCAAAGTAGCTCCCATTATCACCTTGGATGCACccttcatctctctctctctctctctctctctctctctccttcaaGTGCTGTTCCAGAGGTGGAATTAGAGGCAGTAAAAGGAGGGACTGTAATGAAAAACAGGGTAAGAAGCTTTTTTTTGGCGGGAAATAGTCCTCTAACAAGGATAAGAGATGAAAATAGAATCTTTGACAGGTACTGGGCGTGGGAATGTAAAGGCTTTTTTGTTCTGACTTAATGAGTACATCAGACATTCAAGGTTAGTTCTGTCATTTTAGCACAGTAAGCAAGATACTTACCGTTATCACCGTCTAAATGTGAAAAAACTGCAACGCTAGGTCAAGGCAAAATGCCCGAACACCACTCCACTTTTCCTCTCCAACTAATTTCTAAACCAATGAAAGCAAGTGTACCAAAACCGATAAAGAAATGGGAAATTGCTGATAATTAGAATCATAAAGTCGAAGCATAGTCTGATATGGCAAACTTGCCTCAACTTCTATCATAATTAATCAATCAACATGTAGGAATGCACATTACAAATTTTAGAGCTGTTGAAACATCTTCCAGCTAAGAAATTGGTAAAAGCTGCaccttcatgtccaattggaatgAACTTGCGGACCAGACAGCAAGAAAGTGGAAGAAGAATGCTCTGTTGCTCTTAATGAATGTTGATATCCATATTTGTCATCAACTCGTATGTAAATTTCCCTATGCTCTGTCTTTGATCTGTCCATTCATGTTCAAATAAATGAAGAATATGATTCCATTACCTATGAGGAGCCCTTGATCAGATAAcgtcaaggattggaactttccTGTAGGTGAAGAAAACGTAATCTGTTTTTAAAATTTACAAATCACGAAGTTTTTTTTTCACTGCTACTTTTTGACAAGATTTCCTCAACTAATTGTCAGGAAATTGTTCGATGAGATTGGAATGCATTGTGGTTCATCAGCATTGATGATAAAACTGCGCTACTCTTTGCAGAATGCAATTCTCCTGAAAGGCTGTTGTGTGTATATTGTTACTTCTCAAATACAAATGCCTTTGTGACAGTTACCAAACATTTAAATGCTCAACTATATGCAAGAAAGTACTGAGCTTGAAATGAATAAACAAAACTGATTATAAAAAGATGGTTGGGATAAAAACTATTGAGATTGTATACTAAATTGTATGGCAAGCATTCTTCAAGCTTATTTGGATTTTTGGAGGCAGAATCTTAGAAAAATTTTGTGCAACAGCATAAAATGAGCAATGGTAATTAATAACCAGACAAAGGTGCTTTATTCTAGTAGTAAAAGTAAAACAACTTGAAAACAAATATAAGGCATGTGATCTCCATCAGCAATAATTCCTCCTCTCTTAAATGCTGAAATTATGAATTGCTTACTCTCAGTTATGCCTCATAAGGAAAGAAGTCAAAACGTACCATATGATTAATGGTTGGAACTTGGATGCCTTAGCTATCATATGAAGTCCATGGTCCCCAGAGTCTAAAGAGCCGTGTCCCTGGCCCATCTACCTAAGCAAATCAACAAGACTCTAATATGGTAATGCCTTGTTGTGTGGGCAAATCATTTTTATCAAATGAAGAGTGCCCAAATCACTAGTCCACCCCATAAACAAGTTTATAAAATTCGTACAGTACAGAGCAGAAACTGAAGGAAGGTTTCCAAAACCAATAAAGAAATGGGAAAATTGCTGGTAACTAGAATCATAAAGTCGAAGCATAGTCTGGTATGAGCAAACTTGTCTCAACGTCTATCATAATAATCAATCTACACATAGGAACTTTGTTATTTCAAGTAACGTgcacattacaaattttacagcCTGAGGTTTGGAACTTGAATTGATATTAAAAGTACAAACTATAAGTGCTATGCTCCATTGATTGCTTACGGGTGTACGCCAACAACAAGCCTACACTTCTACTATGCTTTGATCATTGTGGAATTGCAATGGTGCAAGCCTTTATGCTGCAACTACTTTCCATTGACGGCCAGAGCATAAACTGTCTTTCATCCGACAAAAACCGTACCAGACTCCATTAGGGATAATGTAAAAAGATATTATGAATGCGCTCATGCCCATGTTTAAGGTGCTGATTCTGACTGCTAAATGGTTACCTTCCCTTCAAAGCTGCAAACTGAGCAGCCAAGTCATCGTAATCAGGTAATCTGGGATGCACATGCTTAGCTGGGCTTGACCTGTCTGGCTGGAAGGAAGCAGCGCGATTAAACACTTTTGTTGCTTCTGAAGGAGTTGTTTGTTCATGAGGGAAGGAAATTGATCGGGGTGGTGGAAACATCTCTGAGGTTTCATCAGGCCTGTCTTTGCTACCATGCTGTGGAGATTTATCCTCTTCATTGTCTTGGTGATTTGCGTGACGACTCTTGGACTTCCTTCTGACCTTTCCAGGTTCATAGGCTGATGGCTTCTTACTGTAATGAATCAACagtttatctatcattctttcctCTTTATCATTCCGATAGTGCTCATCATCAAACAAGATTTGCAGGCCCCGTCTAGAGTCATCCCTTCTGCTTTTTGATCTCTTCTTGACAACACCTACGTCTTCCAAATTGCCAACATCATCATGGCTAGTGTGAGATTTTGAGTGCCTCCTCCTTGAGGATCTCGGTTTTGGAATAGGGTTACTACTAATACCTTCATCCTGGAGCTCATTATCATTGTCATGCCCGTTATCACTTTCTCTTGTATGTCCAACACTTCGCCTCTCATGGTCAGGATGACTTGCTTCTTGTAGGATTTTCTGAGACCTAATACCAGCATAGGATCTGTTGTCCCTTGAAGAATCTTTGGGGAATGCAGTACCATTAGAGCAAGCATAGGATCTGTTGTCCCTTGAAGAATCATTGGGGAATGCAGTACCATTAGAGCAAGAAATGGAAGATCCTATACTGCTTTCACATTTGCCATCCTTTAGTTTAGCATTATGTTTAATGTAAGGAGGAGGGATGGCATTATTATAATATGGATTCAACTTATGTGCTCCCTCCTGAACATCCCTTGCTGATTTTGCAGCATTGTATTGGACAGTGTGATGATTACCAGCCACTGAATCTCTAAAATCACCCTTTGACGATGATCCTGCATAACTAGGTAGAACATCTG
The sequence above is a segment of the Hevea brasiliensis isolate MT/VB/25A 57/8 chromosome 11, ASM3005281v1, whole genome shotgun sequence genome. Coding sequences within it:
- the LOC110637340 gene encoding uncharacterized protein LOC110637340; protein product: MKGASKVIMGATLVMVVTLAIVLTLVLVLLAELYCTLLLRRRRLGITSSNATTTVASTTTITTSPTANTSSPQPPNRTDSPNTTYYAPGVLQAPRSLFFPAVSCKENKATEIKNQLSQFHHILEVNAQESNTSPQQIGLINTSPSSTNVVTSPHQIPEIPIQISSSNANEKACGGNGEPFVYISNPIYDNDASRASRVETPFETPDSSPSRLETGASSSGDEEIARRSPSSPHSLPGTPPLTPMKKLPAEACSVSLRDARSLGTSGSDSVSNNGLSSSSSVSPCTSPSW